From the genome of Impatiens glandulifera chromosome 9, dImpGla2.1, whole genome shotgun sequence, one region includes:
- the LOC124915444 gene encoding acetylserotonin O-methyltransferase-like — translation MAKRNEEEANAQVNIWNYVFGFADMAVIRCAIDLDIPDILEKHVADSPMTLSDLSSAVGCPPSTLHRIMRYLVNRRIFREDPIEIDGSKSKGYVPTPISRLLMRNHNKSMASFIRLESSHFMLAPWLGLSKSVLTDCKSHAFEVANGKDVWSYAEANADRIKMINDAMACDARLTVPAIIRGCPEVFQGLESVVDVGGGNGTTLSLLVEAFPWIRGINFDLPHVVSVAKECVGVEHVGGDMFKMIPKADAIFMKWTLHDWGDEDCIKILKNCKDALPKGKGKVIIVEALLKEDGVGVEEAEEKVKEEDDLEYVRLMLDMVMMAHTETGKERTQKQWEDVLNKAGFSRYTVHCIPAVQSVIVAYA, via the exons atggCTAAGAGAAATGAGGAAGAAGCTAATGCCCAAGTTAACATATGGAATTATGTATTCGGCTTCGCAGACATGGCAGTAATTCGTTGCGCCATTGATCTTGACATACCCGACATCCTTGAAAAACATGTGGCCGATAGCCCCATGACTCTCTCCGATCTATCCTCGGCCGTCGGATGTCCCCCTTCTACCCTCCACCGCATCATGCGATATTTAGTCAATCGTCGCATCTTTCGCGAAGATCCCATAGAAATTGATGGCTCCAAATCAAAGGGCTATGTCCCAACTCCTATTTCTCGTCTCCTCATGAGAAACCATAACAAAAGCATGGCCTCATTTATTCGGTTGGAGAGCAGCCATTTTATGTTGGCACCATGGTTGGGACTAAGCAAAAGTGTCCTAACTGACTGCAAATCCCACGCGTTTGAAGTAGCCAACGGCAAGGATGTATGGAGCTATGCTGAGGCAAATGCAGACCGTATCAAGATGATCAACGATGCAATGGCGTGTGATGCCAGGCTGACGGTGCCAGCTATTATTCGAGGATGTCCGGAGGTTTTCCAAGGATTGGAGTCGGTTGTGGATGTCGGTGGAGGGAATGGCACGACGCTGAGTTTGCTGGTGGAGGCTTTTCCGTGGATTCGTGGCATTAATTTTGATCTTCCACATGTTGTTTCCGTCGCAAAAGAATGTGTTGGTGTTGAACATGTTGGCGGGGACATGTTCAAAATGATTCCAAAAGCTGATGCAATTTTCATGAAG TGGACTCTGCATGACTGGGGAGATGAAGATTGCATCAAGATCTTGAAGAATTGTAAAGATGCTCTTCCGAAAGGCAAAGGAAAGGTGATAATAGTTGAGGCGTTACTTAAAGAAGACGGAGTCGGAGTCGAGGAAGCGGAAGAGAAGGTGAAGGAAGAAGACGATCTTGAGTATGTGAGGCTGATGTTGGATATGGTGATGATGGCTCATACTGAAACCGGAAAAGAAAGGACACAAAAACAATGGGAAGATGTTCTCAACAAAGCTGGCTTTTCTCGATACACTGTTCATTGCATTCCAGCCGTTCAATCTGTGATCGTTGCTTATGCTTGA